One Halarsenatibacter silvermanii genomic window, GAGTAATTATGGTAGCAAATCTTTCAGTGGGCCTGATTACTCCTCCAGTAGGAACTGTTCTTTATGTGGGAACATCTATTGGGGATATTTCCTTAGAACGACTTGTTAAAGCCCTTATACCAATGTATATAATTGTTTTTGCTGTAGTACTTTTAATTACCTACGTAACTCCTGCGGTGATGTGGCTTCCTTCTATCCTCAGTTGATTGCAGGCTGATAAATTAATATTCATTCAGACTCAGAAAATAAATAATTTATAATCTGGGTTAACAAATTTGGGGGGGATTTAAATGTCCGGGACTATAGATGAACTGCTTATGATACCCGGGCCCACTGATATTTCTGGTGAAGTTCTAAAGGAAATGTCGTCCAAAACTGTAGCTCATTATGGTGAAGACTGGACAGAGTATTATAATGAAACCAGATCTTTAATAAAAAACATTTTGCATACCGATAATGATCTATTTCTTTTTGTTGGCTCCGGTCATGCTGCTATCGATGCTTCTCTTGGCAGCCTGCTGGAAGAGGGAGATGAAGTTTTGGTGCTTAGCAACGGCATATTTGGTAATAAGCTGGCCCGAATTTCGAGATTGCATAAAGCTGAAGTTACAGTTCTTGAAAAAGAATGGGGAAAAGCTTTTAATCCGGGCAGGGTGGATAATTTTTTAAAGGAAAGTCAAAAGGATTTTAAAGCTATGCTTATGGTTGATGTGGAGACTTCTACAGGGATAAGAAATCCTGTGCGAGAGCTGGCTGAAGTTGCCCAAAAACATGATCTGATTTCATTTGTAGACGGAGTTTGTTCTATTGGAGTTGAAGAATTTTATATGGATGAATGGAATATCGATTTTTGTGTGACAGCTTCTCAGAAGGGACTTGGTGCTCCTCCTGGACTGGCAATAGTATGTCTTAATGATAGGATCTGGCAGGCGATTGATGATCGTAACAGTGAAATAAGAGGCTGGTATTTAAATTTGAAAATCATGAAGGAATTTGAAGAGAAGCAGAAAGGGTGGCAGCCCTATGGTATCACAATGGCAGTTCACAATGTTATGGCTCTCAAAAAAGCACTGGAATTGATCGAAAAAGAGG contains:
- a CDS encoding pyridoxal-phosphate-dependent aminotransferase family protein; translated protein: MSGTIDELLMIPGPTDISGEVLKEMSSKTVAHYGEDWTEYYNETRSLIKNILHTDNDLFLFVGSGHAAIDASLGSLLEEGDEVLVLSNGIFGNKLARISRLHKAEVTVLEKEWGKAFNPGRVDNFLKESQKDFKAMLMVDVETSTGIRNPVRELAEVAQKHDLISFVDGVCSIGVEEFYMDEWNIDFCVTASQKGLGAPPGLAIVCLNDRIWQAIDDRNSEIRGWYLNLKIMKEFEEKQKGWQPYGITMAVHNVMALKKALELIEKEGLKNRIKRHRESAEFFRKSIRELGLEVLAEEKHACSAVTAVKNPEGFDSSFIIDRLQENNIRIGNGLGEFAGDYIRVGHMNQGAARVSLYPVISVLEEILEKRKKSKNGIV